GTACTGGCCGACCGAAGCTTCGCCTGCACCATCGCCGCGTACACCCCGATCGCGTCCTCGGGGCGGGTCTCCTCCCGAAGGGCGGCCACCCGCAGCCACTGGTCCTCGTCACAACCGTGCTCGGCGGCCGCCGCCCACACCTGCTCCCCGTCGCCCTCGTCCAGCAGCACCTCCACCAGCGTGCAGGGGAAGTGGGGTGCGCGCCGCCGGGACGCCGTCCGGCGCAGCAGCGCCAGGGCCTGCTCCCGCACCGCGGGCCAACCGCTCTGCGGGGTGTCCTCGCGCAGGGCCCGGTAGGTGGTGAGCTCGGGTGAGCGCTCGAAGGCCTCCCAGCGCACCGCCTGGAGCTCCTCCGTACGGCCCTGCTCCCTCAGGGTGCGCGTGAGGTGGTCGAGGAGCCGCTGATCCGGCCTCCCCGGCTCGCGCAGCCCCTTGAAGGCCCACTCAAGGGCTTCCTCGGGCCGCCCCGCTCCATGCAGGGCCTCGACGATCCTCGCGTAGTAAACGCGCTCCCCCTGTCCGTACACCCGCACCAGGAGGTCGGTGTCGCCGGTGAGCCGGGCGTACTCCGACCTCAGGAAGCGCGTCGTCCACTCGTTCGCGGAGAAACCGCCCGCGAAGAGCCGCTCACCGTAAGCCTCCAGGCCCGCCTCGCCCAGCGCCTCCGCATAGGGATCCAACAGCAGCTCCGGAAGCCCTGACCCCTCCACCTGCAGTCCGAGCAGCCACCCCGCCAGTTCCGAGGCGTCCGGTCGCGCGGCCGCGCAGGCCTGCACGTGCACCTCCACCAGCTCGGCCGCGGCTCCGCCCACGTGTCCGGCCGAGTCGTCGACCATGCCCGCCTGCCCGTTCAGGGCCGTGATCGCGTGCCGCGCCAGCTCCTCGGCCGCGGCGGCCTCCCCCCGTTCCAGGAGGCCCTCCAGCTCTCCGACCACCCGGTGGACCGTCCCCGCGTACTCCCGTGCCTGCCGGTACTCCACGAGGTCGTCGATGCGCAGGGCCCGCTCCATCCGGGCACGTGCTCCGGCACCCCCCAAGAGTCCGCCCGCCAGTTCCGCGCTCGTCTCCAGCCGCCGCCGGAACCCGGGATCGTCGTCGGCCGCCGCCAGGACCAGGTCCACGAGCTCGTCGGTACCGAGCGAGTCCAGGTAGGAGCGCAGGTCCGGGGCCTTCGGCACTTCGACCGCGTGCTCGGAGTCGTACAGGTACACCAGCCCCAGGGCCACGCAGTGCTTGCAGAAGTTGGCCTCCTCCGCCCAAGGACAGTCGCAGTCCCACTCCATGCCCCGGCCCGTGGGGGTCAGCTCGACCCGGTAGACGTGTGTGCCGGTGACGGTGCCGCGCACCGTCCTGCCGTCGAAGGTCACCTCGCTCACCTGGGAGACGTAGTCGACGCCCCGGTGGTAGGACTTCGCACCGGCGAAATGGATGAGGTCTTCACGCGTGTAGGAGGGCATGGGTCCATTGAACCGGGAACGCCCCTTTGCTCGCGGCCGGTTTCCGCCCCCGCACACGCTTCAAGGGCTGAAGAGATCGAGGGGGCCGCACCGCCCCGGGCACTACACCGGGTCGGAGGTGTCCCTGACCGGGGTGCCCTCCACCCGGGAACCGGGAGCGCCGCGCTCGGCCACGGCGGGGCTGTGCGCGCGCTGGGGCGCCGCCTCCTCCTCATCCGCGCCCGCCGGCGGGATGCGCAGGGCGAGCAGGGCGACGTCGTCCCCGCGCGGGTCGATACGGGCCAGGAGCCCGTCGAGGAAGTCCTCCAACTCGTGTCCGACCAGGTCGGCGGCGTGGCGGCGCAGCTCCTCCAACCCCGTGTCGAGGTGCTGGTCACGGCTCTCGACCAGACCGTCCGTGTAGAACAGCAGCGTGGACCGCGCGGGCAGCTCCGCACGGGCGTCGGGCCACTCCAGGCCCAGGTGCAGTGCGGAACTCATACCCAGCAGGGGGCCGTGGCCCTCCTCCAGGTAGCGGGCCGCGCCCTCGGCCGTGATGAGCAGCGGCGGCGGGTGTCCGGCGTTGACCCAGTGCAGGTGCCAGGGCCCGCCGTCGGGGCCTTCGATACGGGCGAAGACGACGGTCGCCATCGGAGCGTCGCTGGTGTGGGTCATCACCCCGTCCAACCGCCGCATGATCTCGCTCGGGGGCTCCCTGCGGTCCCAGGCCAGCGCCCGCAGCATGTTGCGGACCTCGGCCATGTGCGCGGCGGCCTGGAGGTCGTGGCCGACCACGTCCCCGATGACCATGGTCGTGACGCCGTCAGCGAGGAGGAAG
This DNA window, taken from Nocardiopsis exhalans, encodes the following:
- a CDS encoding SWIM zinc finger family protein, which gives rise to MPSYTREDLIHFAGAKSYHRGVDYVSQVSEVTFDGRTVRGTVTGTHVYRVELTPTGRGMEWDCDCPWAEEANFCKHCVALGLVYLYDSEHAVEVPKAPDLRSYLDSLGTDELVDLVLAAADDDPGFRRRLETSAELAGGLLGGAGARARMERALRIDDLVEYRQAREYAGTVHRVVGELEGLLERGEAAAAEELARHAITALNGQAGMVDDSAGHVGGAAAELVEVHVQACAAARPDASELAGWLLGLQVEGSGLPELLLDPYAEALGEAGLEAYGERLFAGGFSANEWTTRFLRSEYARLTGDTDLLVRVYGQGERVYYARIVEALHGAGRPEEALEWAFKGLREPGRPDQRLLDHLTRTLREQGRTEELQAVRWEAFERSPELTTYRALREDTPQSGWPAVREQALALLRRTASRRRAPHFPCTLVEVLLDEGDGEQVWAAAAEHGCDEDQWLRVAALREETRPEDAIGVYAAMVQAKLRSASTGLYPKAAELARRVYGLYGRLGREDQARSFLAELRSEHRRKRRFLAELDRVGLGG